CTTTAGGATTTTCTCTGATGTTGATAGAAAGATCATGTTCCTTGTTACTTAAAGTTTAGTTTTTTCTACTTCTTTTATCAGCCTCTCTTAAAAGAATCTCGACTTTGTTACTTTAAGGTCGTGTTTCCATTTACTAATTACTTTGTTACTTGTTAATAAATGAGGTACCCTGTGTGTCTTGAGTGGTTTTATTCATTAGAGCTAAAAATCCCTAGTAAATGTTTCGAGGATTGAAGGTGTATTTGTACTTCGTGAACCCTAAACCCACGAATAACATGAATCGTGTTGCATCCATGAAGACCTATTTGAACTTTTAAATAGTCCCGTATGCTCCTAACCcctaatttctgttgagtttttgGACTAGGGGTTAGGAGTATATGTCTGAGCTTGGTAGTGTGGCCTTGAACTCTCTGTTCATGATAGATCGCTAAGACGCCCCTTGGTCATTCTTGTTCCTTTAGCTATCAAGGATTTCTTTTTCTTACATCTGATAAATTGGATAGACATGGGTTTCATTGCAGAAGTAtgtagatattgaatgcctttgAGTTTTAATCGCTTCAACGAAACACCAATACATTGCTGTAGGGGTTTCTGCTCTTTTGCTAATTACAACTAAATGAATCAGCTTTTGAAGCCTCTCAAACTGTGATATGTGTTGAGAGACTTGGGGGTCTACACAAGGGGATTGGTGTCAGATGCATGTGATTATGTTTTTGGTCTGTGTATATTTTACCCTGTCGGACTTGTTCCTGGTTTGGGTTTGTAGTATTTGTATTCAGTACAGCCCCAATTTTTCGTTTACTGTTCTGATGGTGTTCTGTATATAATGTCCTTGGCATTCAATGATGGCACCTCCTTTGAGGTGGGTGTCGGGGAAAAGATGATACTGAAGATGGTTTAGTGAAGTTTGGAATCCTTAATTCTAGACAAGTAGCGTGATGCCAACTTCTTGAATGCATTCCTTGTACTGATTTCTTTTCAAATCATCCCTTACTATGAAGAATTTGTTGGCTGAGTTGTAAATTTTGCCACATACTACTTAGCTTATTTGTTTGCTGACTTGTTGATCTTGCCACATACTTCTTAGTGTCAAAAGCTGTAGAATTTTACCTATAGTTACCAAAATCTGAAAGTGCCAAGAAAACCTTTCTTTTTCATCTGAAACTTAGACGTCAAGAGCAGGGGGGCATTTTTTTTTCCGGTGCTCTAGATGTGGTCGGTTGAGATTTCTCTCCATCTTATTAGTCTTGTTTTCAAGGTCGTTAATTGATCTAATTACAGTTCTGATAAGTTCTTTTTGGATTATCTGCTCACATTTGCAGTATCTGGATGAGAACAAATCTTTGATTCTAAAGATTCTTGAGAACCAGAACACTGGGAAAGTGAGCGAATGTGCAGAGTAAGTTATACATAATGCTCAACCggtagtattcacatttttctttTTGTGCTTGTTTGGCTAACGCTAGCTTCATTAGTCTTTGGCGCTCTCTTCATTGCTTTTGTTATTCTTAGAGAACCCATCAAACATCAGATTTCACTGAGATCTGTCTTTTAACTGGAATAACATAATAGCATTACTAGTGTTGACTAATAGGTGTTCTGGTAGGCTAATGTCAGTTATATCCCAATTTGCATATTAAAGTGGAATAGGACTGTTTTAATCTAGATCCCATGCTATTATATTGAAGCAGTTTGTTATACCAATCTCAACCAGTACTTACTCTCCCTAAATAGTTATATATTTAACAAACATGGGTTGCAAAGTCACCAAGTCATTCTGAGGACTAAATTATTTTTCGCTTTATTGCAGGAACCAAGCGAGGCTTCAACGGAATCTGATGTATCTGGCTGCTATTGCTGATTCTCAACCCCAACAACCCACCATGCATGCTCAGGTGTGAATTGCTTTTACCATGTATCTTCATCTATTTTAGACTTAATTGGTTTTTAGCACTGGCGAAACAGATTTCTTGATACTTTCAATTCTTCTGCCCAGTCTCAGAAAACACACCACTTAACTTTATCGTTTGTTTGTCAGTTTCCTAATGCGGTTCAGCAGGGTGCACACTACCTGCAACACCAACAAGCTCAAGCAATGACACCGCAGTCATTAATGGCAGCACGTTCCTCAATGTTGTATGGTCAGCAGCCAATATCTGCAATGCAACAACAGCAAGCTATGGATAGTCAACTCGGTATGAATTCTGGTGTTAACAGCAATGGGCTACACATGATGCATGGTGAAGGAGGCATGGGAGGGGGAAATGGGTCAATGGGTGGTGGGTTTCCTGATTTTGGCCGTAGCAATGCCGGTGAAGGTTTGCAGAGCAGGGGGGTTACAATTGCGAGCAAACATGAAGTTGGTAATGCAGGTTCTAACGAAGGGCGTGGTGGTCATTCAGGAGGCCATGGTGAAGCCGGTGAACAGATGTACTTGAAAGGCGGAGACGAAGAGGGTAATTAGTAGATCATATGATGGTAACTATCAAAAATTAACATTAGACAAGTTTTTTGGAGTTTGAAACAAGTCTTTGGTAGTGACTTGATGTTAGTTAGGGTAAAAAAATGAAGTTGCTGATCTTTTGGTAGTGAGATTTACAGAGAGAACTGTTTCTAGCGTCTTGGACATGCTATCATGCGTTAATGTAACCTGTAAATCGTGATCTGCACATGCTGAATGAATTTCACTATATATATGCTTTCGCCATGTCTTCGGTTTTGGTGGGATGGTATACTATTCACGTCCATCATTGAACGCCATGGATCAATACCAACTGTTGAACCATGATTTATTAagtatatattttatttaattttagagaGGAAGATTAAAATAGATATCAACGTGCCAAGAAAGGCACAAAAGAAATACAATCCTCACTCCGAACTTAAAAACCCGAAGAGAAGAACTGCTAATGGACCtgaagacttttttttttcttttatagaaGAACTTAGTCCAAAGGCCTAAGACAAGTACAGATGGTTTGGAGGACTGTTGTCACTGTCCTGCCAACATTGTTCTTACGGCGAGAGCAAAATCAAAAGTTTCTAGATTCTGGATTCTATGGATAACTTTCAGACTAATCAATATGAAATTTAGTGGCATAATTAAGTGAATGTTATCTTCCTCTCTAGAGTGCAGGGTTTCATGAAAGTTGAGACTAAATCTTCCTTTGACAACATTGTGGTATAACAATTTGAAGCGGACCAGGATCTCCATAGATTTAGCTTGTATTTCTACATTTGTGTGCTGCATTTCTTTGGCCCATCTGAAAGCTAGGTTTGCTCCTCCTGTTGCCCCTCCAACACCTGAGTGTCATGGATGTCCTCTCGTTCCAATGGAATTACCTGCAAGATCTATCATAGTTAGAGCAGTGAAATAATTTAGACTATCAGGGTCTTGTAAAGTGCTTATCTTGATGATGATGCCAAAGTCCCCTCTAGTGTAATGGTTTGTGTTATAAGGAGTAATGTTATTTTCTCCGGAAGAATCATTCACCTCAGAAGTTAGAGAGAAGGTATTCATGATATGATTTAGAAGCTTGTGTATTTTGTGATGAATGCATAGGTGTTGCCTGATGTAGTTTGAAGTTTGACTGACATTTGGCTGGATATGTCTGAAAATCATATCACATCTGGCCTTCCAGATAAACCAACATGTAATAGCATATAGGCTGCAATTCTTGTTTGCATCTCTAGGTAGATACCAAGAATTCAGCCAATCAATGAAATTTGTTGCATTATCAAAACTAGTGTGTGAGTGACCAAGAATTTCCTGCCAAACAGATGTGGCTGCAGGACAATTTAGAAACATATGAGTCATTGTTTCCTCCCCACTGTTGCATATTTGGCATATGGGATCAATGTAGTGCAGAATGCTAGCAGTTTTAACATTAGTGGGGAGaatttcatgagcacatttccaaacAAATATTTTGATAACTGGAGCAATATCCATATTCCATATTTCCCCCAATTTCTAGTTGTAGTATCATTTCTGTAGAGATTATCCGTCTTGACCTTGTAGAGGCCTTTGAAAGAGAACTTTCCTATGTCATTTAGATTCCATTGAATTTTGTCTTCTTCCCCGGGGTGAGTAGCAAGAGCTAGGATGTCTTGAGCAATGTGAAGATTGAAAACATTTTGGATCATGGTGTTATCCCAGTGACCACTTGGAAGAAGAATATCTGAAACTGTTTCAATGAAATGTGGGTAGTTTATAGGTTTTATAAGACTAGTTGAGATACTTGGGATCCAGATATCATCTCAAATTTTGATCTTTCTCCTATTGCCAATTCTCCGGGCACAATGTTGCTGAATATTTCCAATGCCTTTTAAAATAATCTTCCATATCCAGGAGTCTCCATCCTTTGGTTTGAGGTCTATATTGAGCACATTCTTCCAATTAAATACTTAGCATCCATTAGTTGATACCATAGAAAATCTTTGTCTTGCTCTAGTCTCCAACCAATTTTGGTGATCATAGAACTGTTGAAAAGTTCCATATTCATGAACCTAATCCTCCTAGTTCTTTAGGCTTGCAAACTGCAGTCCAAGCTTTTGGATAGTAACCTTTTGGGTTTTCTAAACTTTTACCCAGAAGAAGTCTCTTTGAAGTTTTTGAGATCTTGGCAGGT
Above is a genomic segment from Papaver somniferum cultivar HN1 chromosome 10, ASM357369v1, whole genome shotgun sequence containing:
- the LOC113315095 gene encoding GRF1-interacting factor 1-like, which gives rise to MQQHLMQMQPMMAAGYNPNNVTTDHIQQYLDENKSLILKILENQNTGKVSECAENQARLQRNLMYLAAIADSQPQQPTMHAQFPNAVQQGAHYLQHQQAQAMTPQSLMAARSSMLYGQQPISAMQQQQAMDSQLGMNSGVNSNGLHMMHGEGGMGGGNGSMGGGFPDFGRSNAGEGLQSRGVTIASKHEVGNAGSNEGRGGHSGGHGEAGEQMYLKGGDEEGN